A segment of the Deinococcus ficus genome:
CGATGGAGTCCAACGACCCGTTCGCGTCCGCCCTGACCGGCGGCATGGACAAGTTCGGCGAGTAAGCACCCACGACACCTTTGCGTGGTTTCCCAGAGCGATCTGGTGAACTCATCGTTCTGGAGCGCGTTTTCCAAGGAGGGTGGCTGATGCCCCACTGGACCAAAGCTGTCGTGACCAGCAGCCTGATGGCCGCGCTGGTGTGCACGGCCCTGAGCGCCCGCCCGGCTCTGTCCCTCCGCCCTGGCGCGCGGGTCAGTGCCTTGGCGGGCGTCACGGTCACCGCGCCGCTCCGCTGGCGACCGGCTGGGGTTCAGCGCGTACAGGTGACCGTACAAAGCGTGCCTGAGGCGGCGTTACCTGTGCCTCTCCCTTCCGGGGTGACCCTGGCCACGCCCGTCTACCGGGTGCAGGCCCGACCGGCCGTGCAGACGGCGGACGCGGGCCGCTTCGAGATCCGCCTGCCGGTCACCGGCGGCGCCCTGGTGCCTCTGCGCCTGAACTCGGACACCGCGGACCGCGCCCCGGGTGCGTCCGTCCCGCTGAAGGCCATGTGGGTGTCGGACTCCCAGGCGCGCGTGCAGGGCGGAGTGGCCGTGTTCGAGACCACGACGCTCTCTCCAGAGCCGCAGTACTTCGCGGTGGCCCGCATCGCGGACTGAACTGGTCACATCCAGCACCGGAACCACCCACCTGCCCCCCACCATGAACGTGAGATGAAACCGAACGCCAAAACCGCCCTCATCGCCACCGCCGCCCTCCTCCTCGGTGGGGCTGGCCTCGCCGTCGTCGCCGGCCAGCAGACCCAACGGGACGTGCAGGCCCAGCTCGGCCGCACCCAGAAGGCCCTGAACGACTCCGGCATCGCCAAGATGGAATCCGGTCCCTTCCAGGGCAACGCCCTGGGCGGCACCCAGGTCACCAAGATCACCCTGATGCCCACCAGCGCCGACCCCCTCGAGGTCACCCTGACCAGCCGCGTGTACAACGGCCCCTTCCCGCAGGGCAAGGCGTTCGGCGCGGCGACGGTCGTGACGGACGTCAGCTTCCCCCCCGAGATCCAGAAGCCCCTCGACAAGGCGTTCGGCGGCCAGAAGATCCAGCTGCGCACCCTGGTGAAGTTCGGCGGGAACAGCGTCACCACCTACCACGTGCCCGCCGGGCAGTTCACCGATGACGGCATGAAGGCCAGCTGGAAGGCCGCGAGCGGGACCGTGAGCACCCTGGGCGAGAAGATCACCGGCAGCGGCCAGTGGCCCGGCCTGACCATGGAAGGCGAGGGGAACCTCGTCACCGTCGGCGCGGCCCGCTGGACCATGTCCGGCGACAACGCCAGCGACGGCCTCGGCAACGCCAGGTCCTCGATGACCCTCGGCAACGTCGCCGCGACGATGGACGGAAAACCCGTCTTCGCCATGGGACCGCTCACCGTGGAGAGCGACGTGAAGAGCGACGCGAAGCTCGTGACCAGCAGCGTGAAGTACCACCTCGCCAAGGCCACCTTCCAGGACACGACGCTGGACAACGTGCAGCTCAACCTCTCCTTCAAGAACCTGGACCGTAAAGCCCTGACGCAGCTGAGCTCCCTCGACACCGACGCGAAGGACTTCGACCCCCAGGCCATGGAACCCATCCTCAAAGCGCTGATGGCGGCGTCCCCCACCCTGTCCCTGGACCGCCTGTCCGTCGGAAGCGGCAAGGACGAAGTCGTGATCACCGGCGCCGCCGCCCTCAAGGCGAGCCCCGACACGGACTGGAGCATGGCTCTGCTCGCCCCGGCCACCCTGATGTCCGCCGTGAAGGTCAACGCCCACGCCGAAGGGGAACGCCAGGCCGTCGAGCGTCTGGCAGCCCTCTTCGCTCCGGACGCGGACACCGTCACGACCATGCTCGACATGGCCACCGAGCAGGGCATGCTCGTCCAGAAGGGCACGCGCCTGGTCTCGGACGTGCAGTTCGACGACCAGGGCGTGAAGGTCAACGGTCAGACGATGGAGTGACTTCCCCCGTACCACCCTGGGAAGGGAATCGGCCACGGCCGGTTCCCTTCACTCCTTTCACCCCGCCACGCGCGGGGTGAATGCGTTCGCGTGAACCCTCTCAATCCCGCGCCACGCCGCGCCGCCACCCACCTCCCTCCTACGCTGGAAGGGTCATGAGCACCCACACCTTCACGCACGGCGACCTGCGCGTTCAGACCGGCTGGGACCGGCCCCTGCAGTACTTCTACCTCGTCATCGAACGCCACGATCCCGCGTTGGGCCGCACGCTGGTGTACTGCAACCTCGACGACCACCAGTCCGCCACGGGTGGCCTGACCCTCGCGCAGATCGAGGCGCGCCTCGCCGAACGCAACGTGCCCGTCCCGGCCGGCCTGCTCACTGCCTTGCAGGAGGACCAGTCCGTGAACCGCGGCAACCACCACGTGGACTGGACGGCGGCCGCGCTCGCCTGATCGGCGCGTTCACCCACCCGCCCGGACACTGACCTATGCCCTGGCCTCCTGCCCTGACCTGCCCCGCTCCCGTGCATGCCCCCCTGCCCACTCCAGATGTCGAGCTGGTGCAGGCCCTGGCGCGTCACGGCGTGCCGGTCGTGGCCGGCCGCGCCGCCGCGCTGCGGTCCTGGGGCCTGTCCTGGACGGACCCCGATCCAGTGATGGACCAGGCGCCCACCTGGGAGGACGCTCTCCTCGCCGCGCACGACCACGCGCAGGACCGCATCCGCACCGCCCGCGTGCGCACGTTCGGCCAATCGGCGCTCGGTCTGGACCTCGGGCACTGGACTACCCAGACCGAATCACCTGACACAGCCGTGGCGGCCTGGGCCGCGCACCTGCACGCGCTGGCGGACCGAGCGGCGTTCCTGCGCCGGCACAACGAACCCTGGGGCGGCGGCTGCAGCCTCTTCGCGGAACCTGTTCAGGAAGCGTCCGTGGATGACGCCCGCGAGGTCCTGCGCCAGATGGGCGTGGCCGACACCGTCAGCGGCCTGGTGCAGCGCGACGCGACCGTCTGCCTGCTCGCCGACCACGCGGACCTGATGATCTGCGACCTGTACGGCCAGATGGTCCTGCGCGCCGGGGGTGAGACGCGCGTCCTGCCCGGCCCCGGGTACGCCCTGCTCACCAGCGCCCCGGTGAGCCTGGACACGCTCCTGCACACCCCGGACGCCCAGTGGGACCGGCGCGGTACCGAAGCCCGCGCCCGCACCTGGCAGGTCATGCGCGGCCACTGGCCCGAGTGGTCCGTGCCCGGCTGGTGGGTGGCCGCGCCGTGCGCGCACAGCGACGCGCTGGTCTTCCATGCCGCCGACCCGTACGGCCCGTTCCTGCGCTGCACTGCACCCCCAGGCGGCTGGGCAGCCCTGGAATTGCCGCGTCCCCTTCCCCGGAGCCCTGAATGACCCTGACCGCGCACCCTGGCGAGATCACCGCCAACCTCGAACACCCCGAGCAGATCCGCACCGCGATTCACGCGTACCTCAACCACAACCCCGCCGTCGCCCACCTGTACCGCACACTGCTGCAGGAAGGCGATCCGAGCCGCACGACGCTGCTGCTGTTCACGATCGCCGTGACGCTCGGGTACCCCACCGATCACGTGCTCGAGCAGGTGCTGTCCGACCTTGATGACCACTACCAGCAGTCGGTCGGCAGCCGCCCGGACAACCCCGTGACCGAACTCGTCCTGCACGGCGCGACATTGCGCCCCCGCGACCACAAGGTGATCCTCCGCGGCCGCATCGCGCAGGTCACCGAGCACGGCGCGCCCAGCAGCTACCGCGCCGGGCAGGAGTTCGAGGGGACCATCAGCAGCACCCGCGACGGGCACTACGTGCTGCACACGCCCCTGCGGACGTACCACGTGCACGTCCAGGCCGAACCCGACCCCCAGGACAAATCCCAGGCCGGAAAGACCAAGCGCCGGACCTGAAGACCCCCACCCGAGGTTCCCATGACTGACACCCTTGCCAAGACTGCCGCGCCCACCGAAGACGCCCTGCACCTCGACCACACCCTCAGCCTCCCCAACGTCCTGCACCTCGCGCTGAACCCGGCCGTGCGGGACGTGCTGGCCCTGTACCTGGACGCCGCGGCGACCCTCGCCCGGGGCGGCGGGGTGTTCCCCGGCACCATCGGCCAGCTGTGCGACACCCACGAGGTGCTCACCGACCACCTGCAGGGCGAGGCGCAGAACTTCATTTCCCTGCCGTTCGTGCAGTACCGCGCGGACGGGGAGGCCGTGCGCTACCACCTGGACGCGGAGTGCAGCGCCGACGGGCACCGGCAGAGCAGCGAGCGTCTGCTCCAGCTGCACGCCGCCGGCGGCAGCGGGGAACTCGACCGGGACCTGGGCCTGCTCAGTGACCTGCACGGCCTGCTCGCCGAAGCGCACGAGCGCCTGGACGCTGAAGAGGCTTCACCTGCGGAAGCGAAGGTCACCCAGGTCCTCGCCCTGCTGGCCGAACCCCGCACGGCGCACTCCCTCGAGGAGGCCGACGAGACGTACTACCGGCAGAGCATCGCCCACCTGCAGGCGCAACTGGAGGCCGGCCGGTCGTGAAGCCTGGCCTGAGAACGCGCCGCTCGGGGCTGGGCGACTGAGGAGTTGACCTCGTGCGCCTGACCGTTCGGGCTCTGCGGGCATACTTGCGCGCATGACGTCACCTCTGAAGGTCATTCTTGGTGCAGGGAGTCAGGCCTGGGCGGGTTGGCTGCCCACGCAACGCGAACAACTCGACCTCACCAACCGCGCCAGCTTTGAAGACTATTTCGGTGACCGCCGGGCCGATGCGTTCCTGTGCGAGCACGTCTGGGAACACCTGACCCTTGAACAGGGCCGGGCGGCCGCGCTGCTGTGCTTTGACTTCCTCAAGCCGGGTGGATTCCTTCGCTGCGCGGTTCCCGACGCGAATTTCCCGGACGAGGAGTATCAACGGATCGTGCAGATCGGCGGACCGGGGCCAGCCGACCACCCGGCCGCCGATCATCAGATCGTGTATGACGCGCCCCTGTTCAAGGACGTCTTTGAGCAGGTCGGCTTCGAAGTGGAGCTGCTGGAATACTGCGATGAGCAGGGGCGTTTCCACTATCACGGGTGGGATGTCGCGACCGGGCCGATCTATCGTTCGCTCATGCTCGACCACCGCAACCGCGACGGCAAACTGGGAAATGTTTCGATCATCGTGGACGCCAGGAAACCTGAATAAGCGTCAGTCGGCTGCGTGACACCGGCTGTTCAGTGGCACAGGCCCCAGATCTCACGATCGGTCCGGCGGCGCGTCCGTACTCTGGGGGGAGATGCGCAAGGTCGTGCACGTGGACGCCGACGCCTTCTTCGCGAGTGTGGAGTTGCGGGACAACCCCGCCCTGCGCGGCAAGGCGGTCGCGGTGGCGTACCACGGGCCGCGCAGTGTCGTCACGACCGCCACCTACGAGGCCCGGCAGTACGGCGTGCGCAGCGCCCTGCCCCTCCGGACCGCCCTGGCCCGCTGCCCGCACCTGATCGTCATCGAGCCGCGCATGGACGCCTACCGCGAGGCCAGTGAGATCATTCAGGGGGTGTTCCACGAGTTCACGGATCTGGTGGAGCCGCTCAGCCTCGATGAGGCCTACCTGGACCTCACCACACCCAAGCAGGGGCCGCCCAGCGCGACGCTGATCGCGCAGGAGATCCGCCGGCTGGTCCGGGAACGGACCGGGGGCC
Coding sequences within it:
- a CDS encoding DUF945 family protein gives rise to the protein MKPNAKTALIATAALLLGGAGLAVVAGQQTQRDVQAQLGRTQKALNDSGIAKMESGPFQGNALGGTQVTKITLMPTSADPLEVTLTSRVYNGPFPQGKAFGAATVVTDVSFPPEIQKPLDKAFGGQKIQLRTLVKFGGNSVTTYHVPAGQFTDDGMKASWKAASGTVSTLGEKITGSGQWPGLTMEGEGNLVTVGAARWTMSGDNASDGLGNARSSMTLGNVAATMDGKPVFAMGPLTVESDVKSDAKLVTSSVKYHLAKATFQDTTLDNVQLNLSFKNLDRKALTQLSSLDTDAKDFDPQAMEPILKALMAASPTLSLDRLSVGSGKDEVVITGAAALKASPDTDWSMALLAPATLMSAVKVNAHAEGERQAVERLAALFAPDADTVTTMLDMATEQGMLVQKGTRLVSDVQFDDQGVKVNGQTME
- a CDS encoding class I SAM-dependent methyltransferase, with protein sequence MTSPLKVILGAGSQAWAGWLPTQREQLDLTNRASFEDYFGDRRADAFLCEHVWEHLTLEQGRAAALLCFDFLKPGGFLRCAVPDANFPDEEYQRIVQIGGPGPADHPAADHQIVYDAPLFKDVFEQVGFEVELLEYCDEQGRFHYHGWDVATGPIYRSLMLDHRNRDGKLGNVSIIVDARKPE